A single genomic interval of Brevibacillus brevis harbors:
- a CDS encoding MFS transporter: MSQSEKRNHFIILALALGLLMSSLDNTITSAAISHIIKDIGGFESMSWVFTSYVLAATSTMLIFGKMSDLFGRKLFYLLGITIFLIGSALCGVAQSIEQLIAFRALQGIGSGALFPITFTILFTLSSDPKYTARISGVFAGIFGLSSIAGPQVGTLLSDYLGWRWCFYVNVPIGLLSLVTLLFSLKESRSHTKPKIDYLGTVTLIVTCIAVMLALEWGGKAYEWFSWPIISLFALAAIVGIAFIMVERHAQEPILPLQIFQNRMVVATCIACLSQGAIMFAAITYLPIFAVAVLGYPNSNNVLTPLMLSLTGGAVVFGMLQTKFSFRSLMAFSMLACVVSSILLMYVSPGISFFFLTLLMILFGFAAIGPLMSIAQNAIVHSVDKKYMGISSSIVGFCRNIGGVLGASITAAVVNQNYASIVSKGASLHGISLEKATDLLNPEVLMREPLQIEPSVHSFLSNSLGSAINHGYIVGLIFAVIGFFSVLYAGPGKLERHKQGVES, translated from the coding sequence ATGTCACAATCCGAAAAACGTAATCACTTCATTATCCTTGCTTTGGCACTGGGCTTACTGATGTCTTCCCTCGACAATACCATTACCTCGGCGGCCATTAGTCACATTATTAAAGATATCGGTGGCTTTGAAAGCATGAGCTGGGTCTTCACCTCGTACGTGTTAGCCGCCACTAGTACGATGCTCATCTTCGGGAAAATGTCCGATCTATTTGGACGCAAGTTGTTTTACTTACTTGGCATTACTATTTTTCTCATTGGGTCGGCACTTTGTGGCGTTGCCCAAAGTATTGAACAGCTCATCGCTTTCCGTGCCCTTCAAGGAATAGGTTCAGGGGCTCTCTTTCCCATTACTTTCACAATCCTGTTTACGCTTTCCTCTGATCCGAAATATACAGCGCGAATCTCCGGCGTGTTTGCCGGTATCTTTGGGCTCTCTTCTATCGCTGGACCTCAAGTCGGGACCTTGCTCTCGGATTATTTGGGGTGGCGTTGGTGCTTTTATGTCAATGTTCCGATCGGTTTGCTGTCTCTAGTAACGCTTCTGTTTTCCCTGAAAGAATCCCGTTCTCATACAAAGCCAAAGATTGACTATTTGGGTACCGTTACATTAATCGTCACCTGTATAGCTGTCATGCTGGCGCTTGAATGGGGAGGAAAAGCATATGAGTGGTTTTCGTGGCCAATCATCTCACTATTTGCACTGGCCGCAATAGTGGGGATTGCTTTTATTATGGTAGAACGTCATGCACAGGAACCGATCCTTCCCCTCCAAATTTTTCAAAATCGTATGGTGGTCGCGACTTGTATCGCCTGTCTTTCTCAAGGTGCTATCATGTTTGCCGCCATCACTTATTTGCCTATTTTCGCTGTAGCCGTACTTGGATATCCAAACTCCAATAATGTTTTAACACCGTTGATGCTCTCTTTGACGGGAGGTGCCGTGGTATTCGGAATGTTACAAACAAAATTTTCCTTTCGATCTCTCATGGCGTTCTCTATGCTCGCTTGTGTAGTAAGTTCGATTTTGCTTATGTACGTTTCACCTGGCATTTCCTTCTTTTTCTTAACGCTCTTGATGATTTTGTTCGGGTTTGCTGCAATCGGGCCGTTAATGAGCATTGCACAAAACGCGATAGTGCATTCGGTCGATAAAAAATATATGGGCATTTCTTCCTCGATCGTTGGGTTTTGTCGGAACATCGGAGGCGTTCTCGGTGCATCAATCACGGCTGCTGTTGTGAACCAAAATTATGCGAGTATCGTGTCCAAGGGTGCGTCATTACATGGCATTTCCTTGGAGAAAGCAACTGATCTGCTTAACCCTGAAGTTCTCATGCGTGAGCCTTTACAGATCGAGCCGAGTGTTCATTCTTTTCTAAGTAATTCTCTAGGTAGCGCCATCAATCATGGTTATATCGTGGGATTGATTTTCGCCGTAATTGGTTTCTTTTCCGTACTATACGCAGGCCCTGGCAAGCTTGAGCGTCATAAGCAGGGTGTCGAATCATAA
- a CDS encoding MerR family transcriptional regulator produces the protein MLSIGEFSKICGVSTKTLRYYAEIGLMNPDEINPENGYRYYSIKQLKKMLFINRLKSYHFSLDEIKAMLEWEEDQSEEKLVSALLRKQREMSEKRNALDYTIKQLNHDLSKIEQGISMMSYLDNIEVQLVETQPIHIVSLRQMMTSDDYATGYGQYFSKLYERIATEKLTLLGTPMTIYHSAEFNPAGNDTEFALPVAEEVKGTKDLPGGLCAKSVCKGLYSELTAVYARLREWVENEGYEFVRSPYEVYVTEPDQASVPEKLITEVYFPVRKK, from the coding sequence GTGCTATCAATCGGAGAATTCTCAAAGATATGCGGAGTGTCTACCAAAACGCTCCGTTATTATGCTGAAATAGGACTAATGAACCCGGACGAGATTAATCCTGAAAATGGCTATCGGTATTATTCCATCAAGCAACTGAAAAAGATGCTCTTCATCAACCGTTTGAAATCGTATCATTTTTCGCTGGACGAAATAAAAGCCATGTTGGAATGGGAAGAAGATCAGTCGGAGGAGAAGCTTGTTTCCGCCCTTCTTCGCAAGCAAAGGGAAATGTCCGAAAAACGAAACGCTTTGGACTATACCATAAAACAACTGAACCATGATCTTTCCAAAATAGAGCAGGGCATCTCCATGATGTCATACCTTGACAACATAGAAGTACAGCTTGTGGAGACCCAGCCAATCCATATTGTTTCTTTACGCCAGATGATGACGAGTGATGATTATGCAACAGGGTATGGTCAATATTTTAGTAAGCTGTATGAAAGGATTGCGACTGAAAAGCTCACCTTGCTCGGTACGCCGATGACGATTTATCACAGCGCTGAATTCAATCCTGCCGGAAACGATACCGAGTTTGCACTCCCGGTCGCGGAGGAGGTAAAGGGAACAAAAGATTTGCCTGGGGGACTTTGTGCAAAGTCTGTATGTAAGGGTCTGTACTCAGAATTGACTGCGGTATATGCCAGATTGCGGGAGTGGGTAGAAAATGAAGGCTATGAATTTGTGAGATCGCCCTACGAAGTCTATGTAACCGAACCCGATCAAGCCAGTGTTCCTGAGAAGCTTATTACGGAAGTGTATTTTCCAGTCAGAAAAAAATGA
- a CDS encoding serine hydrolase domain-containing protein — protein sequence MQRSNWPTTEWQAVDPALLNIDAEKLAELDPIIKSAYSNINGIMIVRNGYIAHESYYHGYGPKDRHHVASVTKSILSALIGIAIEKRFIKNVDQKVLEFFPDYAPDHTDTQKQAITIRHLLTMTAPYAFEDWHEPLDKMCMQSDWVTYTLDMLGQKGEIGAFKYSTAGAHLLSAVLTRSTGKSAREFANECLFAPIGMEELPDYEMKAFAFEDLFGKDVRGWVKDPNNNSTGGWGLTLTPRDMARFGWLYLNRGCWNNHQIMPEAWIDESTAMNPNQYGYLWWFREEDGVFAYVALGDGGNVICCIPEKNLVVAIASEFMPNPRDRWTLIKEHIIRAVF from the coding sequence ATGCAAAGAAGCAATTGGCCCACGACAGAATGGCAAGCAGTAGACCCGGCCCTCTTGAACATAGACGCTGAAAAACTAGCAGAGCTAGATCCTATCATAAAATCCGCGTACAGCAACATAAACGGGATCATGATTGTGAGAAATGGATATATCGCCCATGAAAGCTACTATCATGGCTATGGACCGAAAGATAGGCACCATGTAGCGTCTGTAACGAAAAGTATTCTATCTGCTCTCATTGGTATTGCCATAGAGAAACGGTTTATCAAAAATGTCGACCAAAAGGTGCTGGAATTTTTTCCTGACTATGCACCCGATCATACTGATACGCAAAAACAAGCAATCACCATCCGCCATCTTCTCACGATGACAGCCCCCTATGCTTTTGAGGACTGGCACGAACCACTGGACAAAATGTGTATGCAATCCGATTGGGTAACATATACCCTGGATATGCTCGGTCAAAAGGGAGAGATTGGAGCGTTTAAGTATTCGACCGCTGGCGCGCACCTGCTTTCTGCCGTCCTTACACGCAGCACAGGAAAAAGTGCCCGAGAATTCGCAAACGAATGCTTGTTTGCACCCATCGGCATGGAAGAACTCCCTGATTATGAGATGAAGGCATTTGCGTTTGAAGATTTATTCGGGAAAGATGTGAGAGGATGGGTGAAAGATCCAAACAACAATTCCACAGGAGGGTGGGGGCTTACCTTAACTCCTCGTGACATGGCACGTTTTGGTTGGCTCTATCTGAATCGTGGCTGTTGGAACAATCATCAGATCATGCCAGAGGCTTGGATAGATGAATCGACAGCGATGAATCCCAATCAATACGGGTATCTATGGTGGTTTCGTGAAGAGGACGGTGTTTTTGCATACGTTGCACTGGGCGATGGCGGTAATGTTATCTGTTGCATCCCAGAAAAAAACCTCGTCGTAGCCATTGCATCGGAATTCATGCCGAATCCTCGTGATCGATGGACGCTAATCAAGGAGCATATTATCAGGGCGGTATTCTAA
- a CDS encoding MerR family transcriptional regulator translates to MLYTVNEVAKLSGTTIKTLYHYQKIGLLMPKVVTENGYRYYGENELKRLQQILFYRELDFPLDSVKAALDHEPDRLRCLGEQQAMLKARQLRLERILLTLEETIRHERKRGNMSTENMFDGLNEEEWKQAFIQQNEHLLEAYDFQLDTENLDVASMNEKATEATAFMTSMAAALKNNKRVDDEAVVSAIENHLAFLQKDHPIDARAFAEQSRFFLSDEFHRTMLEEQQTGLSYYICIAAENYASK, encoded by the coding sequence ATGTTGTATACCGTTAACGAGGTAGCCAAACTGTCTGGTACCACAATCAAAACACTGTATCATTATCAAAAGATTGGCTTGCTGATGCCCAAAGTCGTTACAGAAAATGGATACAGATATTATGGTGAGAATGAACTCAAGCGGTTACAACAAATCTTGTTTTATCGTGAGCTTGATTTTCCGTTGGACAGCGTTAAAGCTGCACTCGATCACGAACCAGACAGACTTCGTTGTTTAGGTGAGCAGCAAGCGATGTTAAAGGCACGCCAGCTTCGATTGGAGCGCATCTTGCTTACTTTAGAAGAAACGATTCGACACGAAAGGAAGAGAGGAAATATGTCCACTGAGAACATGTTTGATGGATTGAACGAGGAAGAATGGAAACAGGCATTCATTCAACAAAATGAGCATTTGCTGGAAGCGTACGATTTTCAATTGGATACAGAGAATCTGGACGTGGCTTCCATGAATGAAAAAGCTACTGAAGCGACTGCTTTCATGACGTCTATGGCAGCGGCGTTGAAAAACAACAAAAGAGTCGACGATGAAGCAGTAGTTTCTGCGATCGAAAACCACCTTGCTTTTTTACAAAAAGACCATCCGATTGATGCGAGAGCTTTTGCCGAGCAGTCAAGGTTTTTCCTGTCAGATGAGTTCCACCGCACTATGTTGGAAGAACAGCAAACGGGATTAAGCTACTACATTTGCATTGCTGCCGAAAATTACGCATCCAAGTAA
- a CDS encoding phosphotransferase enzyme family protein: protein MTRLFQLESEDDIEKVVAQSQQIAQRAMHEYDLDGERLRFNQLSDTCTFVIETEKDGTYLLRIHGNKNRNEIDSELAWLSYLHEKIEIAIPTGIECRNGSKTVSIDLANGDCVFVSVMRWVAGEHADEELSEDQVYKEGVLLAKLHTVSQDFQFPPEFTRPIWGEDSFKEAMARLTEHYQRFLTDEEFELYELAADKILTCLAKLDKNSSHYGIIHGDLHQGNIVFHNGDPHPIDFGRCGFGHYLYDIAHTILGLYPAQRELVIKGYESFRKLDGDWLPSLESFAVMVMIENYSHHAPDPRETEGLKEEQPYAIPMIKNYLNGKPFLFHSKAENERENG from the coding sequence ATGACGAGGTTATTTCAGTTGGAGTCTGAAGATGACATCGAGAAGGTAGTGGCCCAGTCGCAGCAAATCGCACAAAGGGCGATGCACGAATACGACTTGGATGGGGAACGGCTTCGTTTCAATCAACTATCCGATACTTGCACGTTTGTGATCGAAACAGAGAAGGATGGTACCTATTTACTCCGCATACATGGAAACAAGAACAGAAATGAAATTGATTCCGAGCTTGCTTGGCTCAGCTATTTGCATGAAAAAATAGAGATAGCGATTCCAACGGGAATTGAGTGCCGCAATGGTTCCAAGACAGTGAGCATCGATCTTGCGAATGGTGACTGTGTATTCGTATCCGTCATGCGTTGGGTCGCAGGGGAGCATGCAGATGAAGAGCTTTCGGAAGACCAAGTTTACAAAGAGGGCGTCCTGTTAGCAAAGCTGCATACCGTATCTCAGGATTTCCAATTTCCCCCTGAATTTACACGTCCGATCTGGGGAGAGGATAGCTTCAAGGAGGCCATGGCTAGATTGACGGAGCATTACCAACGGTTTCTGACAGACGAAGAATTCGAGCTATATGAATTGGCGGCGGATAAAATACTCACTTGTCTCGCCAAATTGGACAAGAATAGCAGCCACTATGGAATCATTCACGGCGATCTGCACCAAGGCAACATCGTGTTTCACAACGGAGATCCTCATCCGATTGATTTTGGAAGATGTGGGTTTGGTCACTATCTTTATGATATCGCCCATACCATTTTGGGTTTATATCCTGCACAAAGAGAGCTAGTCATAAAAGGCTACGAGAGTTTTCGGAAACTAGACGGGGACTGGCTTCCTTCACTAGAGAGCTTCGCGGTGATGGTCATGATTGAAAATTATAGCCACCATGCTCCTGACCCCAGAGAAACTGAGGGGCTAAAAGAAGAACAGCCCTATGCAATACCAATGATCAAAAACTACTTGAACGGCAAGCCATTTCTTTTTCATTCAAAGGCAGAGAACGAGAGGGAAAATGGATGA
- a CDS encoding GNAT family N-acetyltransferase, with protein MLWEEMNEMFAQKMVQGTELTTDSFHSATDLFEALKHHVSVKGVIAGVIPGRIFLSNDARSALLTSPQGIFLGGSVDNPLFFVEVNALLKEEILPQLAADEQLDYVLFYPTDEKWDDILDIVMKDLFPMRSGRMIFTHHLQDLFPPVDNHIVPIDSTFLKCKEWIGIEDVLDEIAENWPSIEAYEDKGFGCAAIQDTDEGPTIISWCMTDWVVEDECELGIETDEDYRGNGWARKTALGALSLAKQRGIKKVGWQCWSNNIGSQRTALSVGFELLADFPVLFGWNLPLNNFLVNGNHYMRGDLKYGVEKDYPRSGWSYAQALDKGWDWDGDPALYWNAACMFYLSGEEDRARHYYKKAIEYGWVSIHHPHYHDYVYREPDSEQIARVLAESVR; from the coding sequence ATGCTATGGGAGGAAATGAACGAAATGTTTGCTCAAAAAATGGTTCAAGGAACGGAACTCACAACTGATAGCTTCCATAGCGCGACCGATCTGTTTGAAGCGTTGAAGCATCATGTATCCGTCAAAGGCGTTATTGCAGGTGTGATTCCCGGTAGAATATTCCTGTCAAATGACGCGAGATCAGCCTTGTTGACAAGCCCCCAAGGTATTTTTCTAGGAGGCAGTGTTGATAATCCGCTCTTCTTTGTAGAAGTAAATGCATTGCTAAAAGAGGAGATTTTACCGCAGCTTGCTGCTGATGAACAGCTTGACTACGTCCTGTTTTATCCTACGGATGAGAAGTGGGATGACATTCTCGATATCGTGATGAAAGATCTATTTCCCATGCGAAGTGGACGAATGATCTTTACTCACCATTTACAGGATCTGTTCCCTCCTGTTGACAATCATATTGTCCCGATAGACAGCACCTTTTTGAAGTGTAAAGAATGGATAGGTATTGAGGATGTTCTTGATGAAATAGCAGAGAACTGGCCATCCATTGAAGCCTATGAAGACAAAGGCTTCGGTTGTGCCGCAATTCAAGATACCGATGAGGGGCCTACCATTATTAGTTGGTGCATGACGGATTGGGTAGTAGAAGACGAATGTGAATTGGGTATTGAAACCGATGAGGATTATCGAGGTAACGGATGGGCTCGAAAGACAGCATTGGGTGCTCTCTCACTCGCCAAACAACGCGGAATCAAAAAAGTGGGATGGCAGTGCTGGTCAAATAATATAGGTTCACAGCGAACAGCCTTGTCTGTCGGTTTCGAGTTGCTCGCGGATTTCCCGGTTCTGTTCGGATGGAACCTTCCTTTAAACAATTTCCTTGTCAACGGCAACCACTATATGCGAGGCGACCTGAAATATGGCGTGGAAAAAGACTACCCCCGTTCCGGATGGAGTTATGCCCAAGCACTTGATAAAGGCTGGGATTGGGATGGCGATCCGGCCTTGTATTGGAATGCTGCTTGCATGTTCTATCTCAGTGGTGAAGAGGACCGTGCTAGGCATTACTACAAAAAGGCTATCGAGTACGGCTGGGTAAGCATTCACCACCCGCATTATCATGATTATGTGTACAGAGAACCGGACAGCGAGCAGATCGCTCGTGTTCTTGCTGAATCCGTACGATAA
- a CDS encoding helix-turn-helix domain-containing protein, translating into MNSFSLLLQKLHEWFGDQPFSIWFQFSRDRHFRLIFSSFHETAATNIPPTTVPRCDGDASHMRYTYESLPSQQMYRFFYEKEGQAVICLAHKANQSVILTSDQRELLWFGIHLLLAEEKMTAKAEESKKLFEGIRSISATLDVHQIIRGIIGNALAVIPAADAGLLHLYDPTIDRLIPKATVGFHDTVFKDLKMRVGESIAGKVFEDGIPRMYKTSQETTYAMKDISADNFHSLNHAKTLRDLNGLLCVPISREEKRIGVLVLHQFYQENVFTEYDLDLLQGFADQTSIALQNAELYAEVKRAYEHMAAMSAQLQAKHDDLIQRNQIHESIKQLSLQNKGAETIVKTLSKMTGHSIYFADWLEQKMYPEKSVLFFSWDELYSLLNKRRQPVSVSLFSPATGDDQLFCLYPLINGSIFLGCLMIPLDECGLSDLARMTVEQGRAVLILDLVKKQSISSVLYKRAHDLFQELIASKGNELVDRARSMGLQPQAKYYVVYAHLTQCHDLALLEANIHRLITRWKWEFSKTQMFVYGFHNHVTLLIRSLGSRDGKDIRERLQQASYEWELGKEASLSIGVGSMASGIEQISKSYEEAKKAAHYLTNRSRYGVVHYKDLGVNRLMLNQSQADIDAFIQDVFAPFWQDPEKYQEWEQTIMTYMKYSQSPQLTAKELHIHVNTLYQRLRKVEELLHIDLRNPEDLLKLQLACHLRQEG; encoded by the coding sequence ATGAATTCATTTTCGCTCCTGCTTCAAAAGCTGCACGAATGGTTTGGTGATCAGCCATTTTCGATCTGGTTCCAATTTTCGCGTGATCGACATTTTCGGCTTATTTTTTCCTCTTTCCATGAAACCGCTGCCACAAATATTCCCCCTACGACAGTACCTCGCTGTGACGGCGATGCTAGCCACATGCGTTATACATATGAGTCTCTTCCCTCCCAACAGATGTACCGTTTTTTCTACGAAAAGGAAGGACAAGCTGTTATTTGCCTTGCACATAAAGCAAACCAATCAGTCATCCTTACCTCTGACCAACGGGAACTACTGTGGTTCGGGATTCACCTGTTGTTGGCAGAAGAAAAAATGACTGCCAAAGCGGAGGAAAGCAAGAAGCTCTTTGAAGGGATTCGCTCCATATCTGCAACCCTCGACGTTCACCAAATCATCCGTGGCATCATTGGTAACGCACTGGCTGTTATCCCGGCAGCTGATGCAGGTCTTTTGCACTTGTATGATCCCACTATCGACCGATTGATCCCGAAAGCGACCGTCGGTTTTCATGATACGGTGTTCAAGGATCTCAAAATGCGGGTGGGCGAATCCATCGCGGGCAAAGTGTTTGAAGACGGTATCCCGCGCATGTACAAAACCAGTCAAGAAACAACCTACGCGATGAAGGACATCTCCGCTGACAACTTTCACTCCCTGAACCACGCAAAAACATTGCGAGACTTGAATGGATTGCTATGCGTTCCAATATCACGTGAAGAAAAGCGTATCGGCGTGCTGGTTCTGCATCAGTTTTATCAGGAAAATGTGTTTACGGAGTACGACCTCGACCTCCTCCAAGGCTTCGCAGACCAAACTTCCATTGCCCTGCAAAATGCCGAACTCTATGCAGAAGTCAAGCGAGCGTATGAACATATGGCTGCCATGAGTGCCCAACTGCAAGCTAAGCATGATGATTTGATACAGCGCAACCAGATCCATGAATCGATCAAGCAGTTGTCCCTGCAAAATAAAGGGGCAGAAACAATCGTAAAGACCCTCAGCAAAATGACAGGCCATTCCATCTATTTTGCCGATTGGCTTGAGCAGAAAATGTATCCGGAAAAGAGTGTTTTATTTTTTAGCTGGGATGAACTGTATTCATTGCTGAACAAAAGAAGACAGCCTGTTTCCGTCAGCCTGTTCTCTCCCGCTACTGGTGACGATCAACTGTTTTGTTTGTATCCACTAATCAATGGGAGCATCTTTCTCGGATGTCTCATGATTCCCTTAGATGAATGCGGGCTATCTGATCTTGCACGAATGACGGTCGAGCAAGGGCGTGCTGTGCTCATACTCGATTTGGTGAAAAAGCAATCGATCAGCTCCGTGCTGTACAAGCGAGCACACGATCTTTTTCAAGAACTGATTGCAAGCAAAGGCAATGAACTGGTTGACCGCGCCCGTTCGATGGGGTTACAGCCGCAAGCAAAATACTACGTAGTTTATGCCCATCTGACGCAGTGCCACGATCTGGCTTTGCTAGAAGCAAACATTCATCGGCTCATTACCCGTTGGAAATGGGAGTTCAGTAAAACTCAGATGTTTGTCTACGGATTCCATAACCATGTCACGCTTCTTATCCGATCTCTCGGGTCCCGAGATGGCAAGGACATCCGGGAGAGGCTACAACAGGCGTCCTATGAGTGGGAACTTGGCAAGGAAGCATCGTTATCGATTGGTGTTGGAAGTATGGCAAGCGGGATTGAGCAAATCAGCAAAAGCTACGAAGAAGCCAAGAAAGCCGCTCACTACTTGACCAACCGCAGCCGTTATGGTGTGGTGCACTACAAAGACCTGGGCGTCAATCGCCTCATGCTGAACCAGAGTCAGGCCGATATTGATGCATTCATTCAAGATGTGTTTGCGCCATTCTGGCAAGACCCGGAAAAATATCAGGAATGGGAACAGACGATCATGACCTATATGAAATACAGTCAATCCCCTCAACTCACCGCCAAGGAGCTGCACATTCACGTCAATACGTTGTATCAGAGATTGCGCAAAGTCGAGGAGCTTCTTCATATCGATTTGCGCAATCCGGAAGACTTGCTGAAATTACAGCTCGCTTGTCATTTGCGCCAGGAAGGATGA
- a CDS encoding aldehyde dehydrogenase family protein, with protein MTATYNNYIDGAWVTSHTGQVFPSTNPANTNEVLGYFQKSDGLDARSAIEAAANAFGEWSQKSAPSRGEFLFSLIHLLEKHKEDLAETITREVGKTLREARGEVTKTITSMKQLTGEATRLTGQTVPSFDERVIGYTVREPIGVFAIIAPWNFPLGIGLWKIVPAILAGNTVVFKPASNTSLISVKLVELLIESGVPGGVVNLVTGPGAVIGDELANHPLVKGISFTGSSEVGLALGRAVGARGGKIQAEMGGKNPAIILADADIDLAIDSIVLSGFFDNGQRCTGTSRVLVVPEVAEQVKAKLIERAKSLKVGNGFDPENHNGPVVDEHQLNLYLHYVQKGIEEGGVLECGGKRLVEGDLAQGYFVAPTVFTGITQEMTIANEEIFGPVIAVIDVDSFEHAMQVANQVEFGLSSTIFTNDLQKAFQFVKGIQSGVTHVNMPSTHFESQFPFGGKKISGLGPREQGESALDFYVETKTVYIRP; from the coding sequence TTGACAGCAACCTACAATAATTACATCGATGGCGCTTGGGTGACGAGCCATACTGGGCAAGTTTTCCCTAGTACGAACCCTGCCAATACGAATGAGGTTCTCGGTTATTTTCAAAAATCGGACGGGCTGGATGCGCGTTCTGCCATTGAAGCTGCTGCCAATGCTTTTGGTGAATGGTCGCAAAAATCGGCTCCCTCACGCGGAGAATTCTTGTTCTCCCTCATTCACTTATTGGAAAAACACAAAGAAGACCTCGCAGAAACGATTACCCGCGAAGTCGGAAAAACTTTGCGGGAAGCGAGAGGCGAGGTCACCAAGACAATCACTTCCATGAAGCAGTTGACTGGGGAAGCCACTCGCCTGACAGGTCAAACGGTGCCTTCCTTTGATGAACGAGTAATTGGTTACACGGTGCGAGAGCCAATCGGGGTTTTCGCGATTATTGCGCCTTGGAATTTTCCATTGGGGATTGGCTTGTGGAAGATTGTCCCAGCTATCCTCGCAGGCAATACGGTTGTGTTCAAGCCAGCAAGCAACACCTCCTTGATTAGCGTAAAGCTGGTAGAGCTCCTGATTGAGAGCGGCGTACCGGGTGGTGTAGTGAATTTGGTAACAGGACCGGGTGCGGTAATTGGTGATGAATTGGCGAATCATCCACTGGTCAAAGGCATTTCCTTTACCGGTTCTTCTGAAGTAGGACTTGCCTTGGGGAGAGCAGTTGGAGCCAGAGGGGGCAAAATTCAGGCGGAGATGGGTGGGAAAAATCCGGCGATCATTCTCGCGGACGCTGATATTGACCTCGCTATCGATTCCATCGTACTAAGTGGATTCTTCGATAATGGGCAACGTTGTACGGGGACCAGTCGCGTATTGGTCGTTCCCGAAGTAGCCGAACAAGTAAAAGCAAAACTGATCGAGCGAGCGAAGAGCTTGAAAGTCGGAAATGGTTTTGATCCAGAGAATCATAACGGTCCAGTAGTGGACGAGCATCAGCTTAATTTGTATCTCCATTATGTACAAAAGGGGATCGAAGAAGGTGGCGTACTGGAATGTGGGGGTAAGCGCCTGGTAGAAGGTGATCTCGCCCAGGGCTACTTCGTCGCACCGACGGTATTTACCGGCATTACACAGGAGATGACGATTGCCAACGAAGAAATTTTTGGCCCTGTGATCGCTGTGATCGATGTGGATTCTTTCGAACATGCTATGCAAGTGGCTAACCAGGTGGAATTTGGTTTATCCTCCACGATTTTTACGAACGATTTGCAAAAAGCTTTCCAATTTGTCAAAGGCATTCAGTCAGGTGTCACGCATGTCAATATGCCGTCGACTCATTTTGAATCACAGTTTCCGTTTGGTGGCAAAAAGATATCGGGATTGGGGCCGAGAGAGCAAGGGGAGTCAGCGCTCGATTTTTACGTCGAGACAAAAACCGTTTATATTCGACCATAA
- a CDS encoding NAD(P)-dependent oxidoreductase, translating into MEAIGVIGIGAMGKGMVCNLLQKGYHVYAYDPSPAAKAWAKEKGAIVVESPRAVGSVARVVFTSLPGPAIVEEVMLGTDGLFLSLGAGSFVFDTSTIDPATAKRLNQHGVEKGIYYYDCPVSGGPAGSAAGTLTIMVGGDEAKLPEIMDYLRAIGKEIFYLGESGAAQVAKLCHNSVVAVITAALGEAFSVGAKAGVDPHKLAAVMDKGSAHNRVLSVFGPNILYGTYENTVFSLDHMHKDLQLYAQTAREQQVPVLVGGTVAQMYEAAKAQGKGSWDSSAVCTVTEELAHTTIAR; encoded by the coding sequence ATGGAAGCGATTGGTGTAATCGGCATTGGTGCAATGGGTAAAGGGATGGTCTGTAATCTATTGCAAAAAGGCTACCACGTGTATGCCTATGATCCAAGTCCGGCAGCAAAAGCCTGGGCGAAGGAAAAAGGAGCGATAGTCGTCGAGTCTCCACGGGCAGTGGGTAGCGTAGCACGTGTCGTTTTCACTTCGCTTCCAGGTCCTGCGATTGTTGAGGAAGTCATGCTGGGTACGGACGGACTTTTCTTATCATTAGGGGCGGGCAGTTTCGTGTTTGATACAAGTACGATCGATCCTGCTACAGCAAAACGTCTGAATCAGCACGGCGTAGAAAAAGGGATCTACTACTACGATTGTCCGGTGAGTGGAGGACCTGCGGGTTCTGCTGCTGGAACGTTGACCATTATGGTCGGCGGTGATGAGGCCAAGCTTCCAGAAATCATGGACTATCTCAGGGCAATTGGAAAGGAAATTTTTTATCTGGGGGAATCCGGCGCCGCACAAGTTGCGAAGCTTTGTCACAACTCAGTCGTTGCCGTCATCACAGCAGCGTTGGGCGAGGCGTTCAGTGTCGGGGCAAAAGCAGGTGTTGATCCACACAAGCTGGCAGCAGTCATGGACAAAGGCTCTGCCCACAATCGTGTGCTCTCTGTTTTTGGGCCTAACATCTTGTATGGTACGTATGAAAATACAGTCTTTTCCTTGGATCATATGCACAAAGATTTGCAGCTCTATGCGCAAACCGCACGTGAACAGCAAGTGCCTGTTCTCGTTGGAGGAACGGTTGCGCAAATGTATGAGGCAGCGAAAGCACAAGGCAAGGGTAGCTGGGATTCGAGTGCGGTCTGTACCGTGACAGAGGAGTTGGCTCATACAACGATTGCGCGTTAA